Proteins encoded by one window of Arachis ipaensis cultivar K30076 chromosome B04, Araip1.1, whole genome shotgun sequence:
- the LOC107637558 gene encoding heavy metal-associated isoprenylated plant protein 47 gives MKQKIVMQVHMNCQKCRTKALKVAASANGVDFVGIEGDEKKNMVVIGDGVDPVKLTNSLRKKVGQTNIISLAEVKPS, from the exons ATGAag CAAAAGATTGTGATGCAGGTCCACATGAATTGCCAGAAATGCAGAACAAAGGCACTCAAGGTTGCTGCTTCTGCAAACG GAGTGGATTTTGTGGGAATAGAGGGAGACGAAAAGAAGAACATGGTAGTTATTGGAGATGGGGTTGATCCTGTTAAGTTGACAAATTCTCTCAGGAAAAAGGTTGGACAAACTAATATCATAAGCTTAGCAGAGGTTAAACCCAGTTAA